In Spirochaeta lutea, the following proteins share a genomic window:
- the tyrS gene encoding tyrosine--tRNA ligase, with translation MNDSPTQVTNAAVTSSALGVLQERGFLQQCTDIQILDELFNKGSVGMYTGFDPTGPSLHVGHVVPLFAMAHMARCGHTVYALIGGGTAKIGDPSGKSEMRKMLTPEQIASNGESIGRQIMQFFQKAGVSPDRVRIVNNSEWLDGLRYIEFLRDIGKHFSVNRMLSFETYKMRMETGLSFIEFNYQLLQSYDFMVLNRDHGVQLQAGGDDQWGNIVAGIDLIRRTGGKQCFGLTYPLITRTDGKKMGKTEKGAVFLDPALTSPYDFFQYWRNIPDQDVGSFLKVFTFMDLAEIEQLSHLEGQAINEAKERLALEFTRLIHGEVEAQKALETARSAFGSSAGADISAMPSLEISREEFQKGIGVLDLFARTSLCASRSEARRLVTQGGARIQDQVIHDPETIVQEQFIQDGQLILKAGKKRFFRIILVP, from the coding sequence ATGAATGATTCACCTACCCAAGTCACCAACGCGGCAGTAACAAGTTCTGCCCTTGGGGTACTTCAGGAGCGTGGATTCCTGCAACAGTGTACGGATATTCAGATACTTGATGAGCTGTTCAATAAGGGATCTGTTGGGATGTACACCGGGTTTGACCCCACGGGGCCGAGCTTACATGTTGGCCACGTGGTTCCTCTCTTTGCCATGGCGCACATGGCCCGTTGTGGTCATACTGTATATGCCCTTATTGGCGGCGGTACAGCAAAGATCGGCGATCCTTCTGGTAAATCAGAGATGCGAAAGATGCTTACCCCTGAACAAATTGCGAGCAATGGGGAGAGTATCGGGCGACAGATCATGCAGTTTTTTCAAAAAGCTGGGGTATCTCCCGACCGGGTGCGGATCGTAAATAACTCAGAATGGCTTGACGGACTGCGGTACATTGAGTTCCTCCGGGATATCGGGAAACACTTTTCGGTTAACCGGATGCTCAGTTTTGAAACCTATAAAATGCGCATGGAGACCGGTCTCTCCTTTATTGAATTCAACTACCAGCTGCTGCAGAGCTATGATTTTATGGTGTTAAACCGGGATCATGGGGTTCAACTTCAGGCAGGAGGAGATGATCAATGGGGGAATATTGTAGCGGGAATTGATCTCATCCGGCGAACCGGGGGTAAGCAGTGTTTCGGGCTAACCTATCCCCTCATTACCCGTACCGATGGTAAAAAAATGGGAAAAACCGAGAAGGGGGCAGTGTTCCTGGATCCTGCTCTAACCTCGCCCTATGATTTTTTCCAATATTGGCGAAATATTCCTGATCAGGATGTTGGATCCTTTCTCAAGGTGTTTACATTTATGGATTTGGCTGAGATTGAGCAACTGAGTCACCTAGAGGGACAAGCCATAAACGAGGCAAAGGAACGTCTGGCGTTGGAGTTTACACGGTTGATCCACGGTGAAGTGGAAGCCCAGAAAGCACTGGAAACCGCTCGTTCCGCCTTCGGTTCATCCGCGGGGGCTGACATCTCGGCCATGCCATCTTTGGAGATTTCCAGGGAGGAATTCCAGAAGGGTATCGGTGTCCTTGATCTTTTTGCCAGGACATCGTTATGTGCCAGCCGCAGCGAAGCACGTCGGTTGGTTACCCAGGGTGGAGCCAGAATCCAAGATCAGGTGATACACGACCCTGAAACTAT
- the gltX gene encoding glutamate--tRNA ligase — protein sequence MSVRVRYAPSPTGLQHIGGLRTALFNYFFARSQGGRFILRVEDTDQERFTPEALEDIYRTFDWLGIQEDEGPRNGGSYGPYIQSERKGLYQQYAQQLIDTGCAYHCFCTSERLEQLRHEQTQTKQGAQGYDRHCRSLSPQMVQERLERGETSVIRFKIPLEGDTIVEDLVLGPVRRKNEDISPDPVLLKSDGFPTYHLANVVDDHLMGISHILRAQEWIPSGPLHVLLYNAFGWEPPVYVHLPMVMGKDGQKLSKRHGSTAVAEFRRLGYLPEALMNYISLLGWSLDDSREFFSRQDLEALFDITRINKSPAVFDYKKLEWFNGQYIRELDGESLERMVIPYLQEACLVEDPISEGEKTILHGAIPLAQERLRLLSDAPDVLGFLFRDELSFDPLMLVPKGLDAAQTKEVLEAVQPKLESIFSGEGTEEGEDLLHRLAEDLGKKVGQVMMPIRIAVTGTKASPPLIPSLHLLGQKKTEERIARAIILLEQIA from the coding sequence ATGAGTGTACGAGTACGCTATGCCCCTTCGCCGACGGGGTTACAGCATATCGGCGGTTTACGAACAGCTCTCTTTAACTACTTTTTCGCGCGATCCCAGGGGGGACGCTTCATCCTCCGCGTCGAGGATACCGATCAGGAGCGATTCACTCCGGAAGCGCTGGAGGATATCTATCGAACCTTTGACTGGCTTGGGATTCAAGAGGATGAGGGACCACGGAACGGCGGTAGCTACGGCCCCTATATTCAGAGCGAGCGCAAAGGGTTGTATCAACAATACGCCCAACAGCTGATTGATACAGGGTGTGCCTACCACTGTTTTTGTACATCTGAGCGTCTGGAGCAGCTTCGACATGAGCAGACACAGACAAAACAGGGGGCTCAAGGGTACGACCGTCATTGTCGAAGCCTCTCTCCTCAGATGGTTCAGGAGCGTTTGGAAAGAGGGGAGACCTCGGTCATCCGGTTCAAAATACCCCTGGAAGGTGATACGATTGTAGAGGATTTGGTATTGGGTCCAGTTCGGAGAAAAAACGAGGATATTAGTCCAGACCCGGTGCTGTTAAAGTCAGACGGATTTCCAACCTATCACTTAGCGAATGTTGTTGATGACCATCTGATGGGAATTAGTCATATTCTTCGAGCTCAGGAATGGATTCCCTCGGGGCCCCTACACGTCCTATTATACAATGCTTTTGGGTGGGAGCCTCCGGTTTATGTACATCTACCCATGGTAATGGGTAAGGATGGTCAGAAGCTATCAAAGCGGCATGGGTCCACGGCGGTAGCCGAGTTTCGGCGCCTTGGGTATCTGCCCGAGGCCTTGATGAACTATATCAGCTTGCTAGGTTGGAGCTTGGATGACAGCAGGGAGTTCTTTTCTCGTCAGGATCTGGAAGCCCTATTTGACATTACCAGAATTAATAAATCTCCAGCAGTCTTTGATTATAAAAAATTGGAATGGTTTAACGGGCAGTACATTCGTGAGCTGGATGGAGAATCCCTTGAGAGGATGGTGATTCCCTATCTTCAGGAAGCATGTCTCGTTGAAGATCCTATTTCTGAAGGAGAGAAGACTATTCTCCACGGAGCCATTCCCCTGGCTCAGGAACGTCTGCGGCTCTTATCGGATGCGCCTGATGTTCTGGGATTTTTATTCCGAGACGAATTGAGTTTTGATCCGCTGATGTTGGTTCCCAAGGGCTTAGATGCTGCTCAGACCAAGGAGGTACTTGAGGCAGTACAACCCAAGTTGGAGTCAATCTTTTCAGGCGAAGGGACCGAGGAGGGGGAGGATCTCTTGCATCGTCTCGCAGAGGACCTAGGGAAAAAGGTTGGTCAGGTTATGATGCCGATTCGGATCGCCGTAACCGGTACGAAGGCTTCGCCTCCCCTGATTCCCTCCCTACATCTTCTGGGACAGAAGAAAACTGAGGAACGTATTGCCAGAGCGATCATTCTGTTAGAACAGATCGCCTGA
- a CDS encoding glycine--tRNA ligase has translation MADNNQDKTMDKIVSLAKRRGFIFQSSEIYGGLSSAWDYGPMGVELKNRIQRFWWREMTQLHDNIVGLDAAIMMHPRVWEASGHVENFHDPMVDCKNCKNRFRADHIDLDAGCPVCGVSGQFTEPREFNLMFKTNMGPIHDENSVVYLRPETAQGIYVNYKNVVQTSRVKIPFGIAQVGKAFRNEIVTKNFIFRTCEFEQMEMQFFVKPGDDETWFEYWMKKRMAYYEKIGIRMENLHFHQHGPDELAHYAKDAYDIEYKFPFGWKELEGIHNRTDFDLSRHSEYSKKDLTYLDEETRERFLPYIVETSAGLTRSLLMVLCDAYEEEQVGEGDVRTVLRFHPELAPITVGVFPLVKKDGLAELAKEIEMELREDYATFYDQSGAIGRRYRRQDEIGTPFCVTIDYQTKDDNTVTLRFRDSMEQIRVSRSELSALIRSHIKSYKRVSS, from the coding sequence ATGGCTGATAACAATCAAGACAAAACAATGGATAAAATTGTTTCTTTAGCGAAGCGTCGGGGATTCATCTTTCAATCTTCCGAGATATACGGGGGCCTCTCCTCAGCATGGGATTACGGTCCCATGGGTGTTGAACTGAAGAACCGGATACAACGGTTCTGGTGGAGGGAGATGACTCAGCTTCACGACAATATTGTCGGTCTCGACGCCGCAATTATGATGCATCCCAGGGTCTGGGAGGCCTCCGGCCATGTAGAAAACTTTCATGATCCCATGGTGGATTGTAAAAACTGTAAGAATAGGTTTAGAGCGGATCATATTGATTTGGACGCCGGTTGTCCTGTCTGCGGTGTGAGTGGACAGTTTACTGAGCCCCGGGAGTTTAATCTCATGTTTAAGACCAATATGGGTCCCATCCATGATGAAAATTCGGTGGTGTACCTGCGTCCAGAGACAGCCCAGGGCATCTATGTTAACTACAAGAATGTCGTGCAAACCAGCCGAGTTAAAATTCCCTTTGGTATCGCCCAGGTTGGTAAAGCCTTCCGGAATGAGATTGTAACAAAAAACTTCATTTTCAGAACCTGTGAATTTGAACAGATGGAGATGCAATTCTTTGTAAAACCCGGGGATGATGAGACCTGGTTTGAGTACTGGATGAAAAAGCGGATGGCGTACTATGAAAAAATCGGTATTCGCATGGAAAACCTTCATTTTCACCAGCATGGTCCCGATGAACTTGCGCATTACGCAAAGGATGCCTACGACATTGAATACAAGTTCCCCTTCGGCTGGAAGGAATTGGAAGGAATCCATAACCGTACCGACTTCGACCTTTCGCGCCATAGTGAATACAGCAAAAAAGATTTAACCTACCTTGACGAAGAAACCCGGGAGCGTTTTCTCCCGTACATCGTAGAAACTAGTGCAGGCTTAACCCGTAGCCTCCTCATGGTACTCTGTGATGCTTATGAAGAAGAACAGGTAGGAGAGGGGGATGTAAGAACGGTCCTGCGTTTCCATCCAGAACTGGCTCCCATCACCGTCGGTGTATTTCCCCTGGTTAAGAAGGATGGACTCGCCGAATTAGCGAAAGAAATTGAGATGGAGTTGCGGGAGGATTATGCAACCTTCTACGATCAAAGCGGGGCAATCGGCCGACGGTACCGCCGGCAGGATGAGATCGGTACCCCCTTCTGCGTAACCATAGACTATCAGACAAAGGATGATAATACGGTGACCCTGCGATTCCGGGATAGTATGGAGCAGATTCGGGTTTCCCGATCGGAACTCAGCGCATTGATCCGTAGTCATATTAAATCTTACAAGCGGGTGAGCTCATGA
- a CDS encoding pyridoxal phosphate-dependent aminotransferase: MNERLEPMSLGRQFLKSHKLDDVCYDIRGPVMQESKRLEEEGFKILKLNIGNPAPFGFDAPDELIHDVIVNLRDAQGYCDSQGLFSARKAIMQYYQTKQIMGIDIDDIYMGNGVSELIVMAMQGLLNSGDEILVPAPDYPLWTAAVTLAGGKPVHYICDEQSGWYPDLEDMANKITPKTKGIVVINPNNPTGAVYPREILEQIVELAEKHGLILFADEIYEKIVYDEAVHVPLAGLAANVVCITFNGLSKAYRAAGFRSGWMVITGRKQLAAGYRDGINMLANMRLCANVPAQFAVQAALGGYQSIHDLVLPGGRLREQRDAAWQGINDIPGVSCVKPEGALYLFPRLDPKRFSIIDDQRMVLDLLLDKKMLIVQGSGFNWIDKNHFRVVFLPDVETIRESVARMRDFFSWYKQ, encoded by the coding sequence GTGAATGAACGACTTGAGCCCATGAGCCTGGGGCGCCAGTTTCTTAAATCCCACAAACTGGATGATGTTTGCTACGACATACGTGGACCGGTGATGCAGGAATCGAAACGGCTAGAGGAGGAAGGATTTAAGATCTTAAAGTTGAATATCGGAAATCCTGCACCCTTCGGGTTTGATGCCCCTGACGAATTGATCCATGATGTCATTGTGAACCTCCGAGATGCCCAAGGGTATTGCGATAGTCAAGGGCTGTTCTCTGCCCGGAAGGCTATCATGCAGTACTACCAGACCAAACAAATCATGGGGATTGATATAGATGATATCTATATGGGTAACGGGGTGAGCGAGCTCATTGTTATGGCCATGCAAGGGCTGTTAAATTCTGGTGATGAAATTCTCGTCCCGGCGCCTGATTATCCTCTGTGGACAGCAGCCGTGACTCTCGCAGGGGGGAAACCAGTTCACTACATCTGTGATGAACAGTCAGGGTGGTATCCGGATTTGGAGGACATGGCCAATAAAATCACCCCGAAAACCAAAGGAATAGTGGTTATCAATCCAAATAATCCGACAGGTGCCGTGTATCCCCGGGAGATTCTTGAACAAATTGTTGAATTAGCGGAGAAACACGGGCTTATTCTGTTTGCCGATGAGATTTATGAGAAAATCGTATACGATGAGGCGGTTCATGTGCCCCTGGCGGGGCTTGCTGCCAATGTGGTCTGTATTACCTTTAATGGCCTCTCCAAGGCGTATAGGGCGGCAGGGTTTAGAAGCGGATGGATGGTTATTACCGGTAGAAAACAGCTGGCAGCCGGCTACCGGGATGGGATAAACATGCTGGCGAATATGCGGCTATGTGCGAATGTTCCGGCACAGTTCGCTGTACAAGCCGCCTTGGGTGGGTATCAGAGTATCCATGATCTGGTGCTCCCCGGGGGACGGCTGAGGGAGCAGCGTGATGCGGCGTGGCAGGGGATTAACGACATCCCCGGGGTAAGCTGTGTTAAGCCAGAAGGGGCTTTGTATTTATTTCCGCGGTTGGATCCGAAACGATTTTCTATTATTGATGACCAGAGGATGGTGCTGGATCTGTTGTTGGATAAGAAGATGCTCATTGTACAGGGCTCGGGATTTAACTGGATTGATAAAAATCACTTCCGCGTGGTGTTTCTTCCGGATGTGGAGACTATCCGGGAGTCGGTGGCGCGCATGAGAGATTTTTTTTCCTGGTACAAACAATAG